GTCCTTGGGCAGGTCCTCGATGAAGTTGCGTAGCACAAAAATATTAAACACCTGGCCGCCGGCGACGCCGACGATGACCAGCGCCCAGAGCGTGTTGAGCAACGACAGCTCCTTCAACAGGCTGAACAACGGCACGATGTTGGCCACGCCCGGCATCAGCATGAGCACGAGAAACGCCGACCAAAGCACGTTGGAAAACGGCATCTTGTAACGCGCAAAGAAATACGCGCCAAAAATAGCCAGCGTGAGCGTGAAGAACGTTCCGGTCACCGCCACGAACACAGTGTTGGCGATGTAAGGTCCGATCAGCTTCAGACCGAAGTTCCAGTTTTTGACTTTGTAGACGGACAGATCGAAGGACTTCTCCGCCGTCTTGACGGAAGGGTCGGACGGCTTGGCCGACGAAAAGGCCTCACTCCAGTCGGCGACGCGTGTTTTCACAGTCTCCGTGCCGTCGGCCGCCTGTCGCGTCTCGACCACACTGAAGGGCGGAGTCGGCGCCCACGGGTTGCGCAGGAAGCTGGCGTTGTCCTTAAAGGACACTTGAAACATCATGTAGAGCGGGAACAGCTCGATGATGATAAATGCACAAATGATAAGGTGCTTGGGCCAGTCCTTCTGCTTGTGCGAACCGACGAAATCCTTGGGAGCGGTGCTCATATTATTTGTCCACCCTCACGTATTTGTTATTTAGGAAAGTCAGCAGGAGAATGAACACGAAGAGGATCATGCCCACCGCGCACGCGTAACCGAATTCACCGGCCACGAACGCTTTGTTATACATCCACAAGCCGGGAACCATGCCACGGCCGCCCGCGCCGCCGGACTCGCCAAGGAGCAACAGCTGCAAGCCGTAACCCTGCAGCGTGCCGATCACCAGCAGCACGAGGGAAAGACGCACCTGCGTGAGAATCAGCGGCAGTTCGATGTAGATAAATTTCTTAAAAGGACCGACGCCATCCAGCTCGGCGGCTTCGTAGATTTCCTGGCCGATCGACTGCAAACCGGCGAGGTAGATGAGCACGCCCACCGCACCGATCCAAGGGAAGCCCCAGATGAAGAGCGAAGGCAGGATCAAGTCCGGTTGCGAAAGCCAGCCAATCGGGGCGTTTTCAAAAAACAGCCCCCAACCAAACACTTGGTCGAGCGATACGAGCAGGGTCTTGATGCCGGTAAAATCGAGGATGTTATTCAACACACCCATGTTCGGATCGAAAAAGAATTTCCAGATGAAGAGCGTCACCAGGCTCGGCACGATCATCGGCACCACGAGCATGACACGGTAAAGATACTGCCACCGGTCGCTTTTCACGCGATGGATGAGCACGGCCATGATGATCGAAGGGATCATCTTGAAGAGATTGAAAACGATCAGGATAGAAACCGTCTTAAACGAGCCCCAGAGCACTTGGTCTCCGAACGCGCGCTTGAAGTTGTCCAAACCGATCAACTGCTTGGTCTCGCCACCGGCCCAATCAAAAAAACTGTGGTAAATGGCACTGGCCGCAGGGAAGTAAGAAAAGGTTACGACGAGCAGCAGCGAGGGCACGATGAGGAAATAGAGTTTCCACTCGCGCAAAGCTTTCTGTCGGGAAATGGGGAATGCCATTGGGTCGGGTTAACAAAGGGTAAAGTCATCCGGTAAACCGGCAGATTTTTAAGACACACCTATGCACGCGCCGCCGTCCACCCTTTTTTACGCGGAAACCAAAAACCAACGCCGCCCCCTTTGGACTTATGCGAACGTAATCACGATTTTGCCGAACTGACCGCCCTTCTCCATCAGATCAAAAGCCGCTTCCGCCTCGGTCAGCGGAAACGTGTCGCTCACCACCGGCACGATCCGGTGGCGGTCAACCAACACCATCATTGCCTCCCAGTCCCCCGGGCTGCCCATCGTCGTCCCCAAAAGCGAAAGCTGACGCCAGAAAATCTTCCGCATCGGTAGCACCGGCGGATTACCCCGCGTCGCTCCAAAAAACACCAAGCGACCGCCCGGCGCCGCCAGATCGACCAGCGACTCAAACCCGTCACCACCCGCGCTGTCCACGATCACATCAAACGCATGCCCCGCGTGAACCGCCGTCTTGGCCCATCCCGTGTGCGTATAATTAAATCCGCCCGCCGCACCCAATTGAATGGCCTTGGCGATTTTTTCATCGCTGCCCGAGGTCACATAGACCTGCGCGCCGTGCGCGACCGCAAATTGCAAAGCGAACAACGCCACGCCGCCGCCCACGCCGCTGATCAGCACTTTCTCACCGGGACGGACTGCCGCCCGACTGAATAACGCCCGATACGCCGTCAGTCCTGCCAAAGGTAACGCCGCCGCCTCGGTCCATGATAGATGCGACGGTTTTACGGCGAGCTGAGTCACCGGCACCGAAATGACCTCGGCCAGCGTGCCGTCGCGCGGCAATCCGAGGATGGTGAAATCGGGGCTTTGCGCGCGCTCCTGCGCCCCCCAGCCAAATGACGGATTTATAATCACCTCGCTGCCCACCCAGACGGGATCGACTCCGGCGCCCACGCTTTCCACCACGCCGGCGCCGTCTGAACCCGGTTGCGCCGGAAACTTCAGCCCGGCGTATTGCCCAAGTTTGATCCATACATCGCGATGATTGAGTGCGGCCGCTTTGAGCCGCACCCGGGCTTCACCCGCCACCGGTTCCGGAGCAGGAATCTCCACAATAGAAAGGGCGTTAATGGCGGTGAGATGGACGGCGCGCATGATTGCCCATCCTATCCCGAAATCGCTCCAACGCCAAAAAAAACATCAAATTCCTGACTTCTGCCCGTTCGCTTCCTGCCCATAAGCTACCGCCCTTCCCGTGCTCCTCGCATTCAACAAACCTTACGGCGTGCTTTCCCAGTTCACGCCCGAGCCCGGCTCGGCCTGGCGCACGCTGGCCGACTTCAAGCTCCCTAAAAACGTCTATGCGCTCGGCCGTCTCGACGCCGATTCCGAGGGTCTGCTCCTGCTCTCCGACGAACCCGGATTAAACTCCCGCTTGCTTGATCCCAAAAACGCCCACCGCCGCGAATACTGGGTGCACGTTGAAGGAGTGCCCTCCGACACCGCTCTCGCTCAACTCGCCGGTGGCGTAAAAATCGGCGACCACCTCACCCTGCCCGCGCAAGCCCGCCGGCTCGATCCCGCACCGGCCATCCCGCCTCGCGATCCACCGGTTCGCTTTCGTAAAACCGTCCCCGACTCCTGGATCGCGATTGAATTGATCGAGGGCAAAAACCGCCAGGTGCGCCGTATGACTGCTGCCGTGGGCCATCCCACCCTCCGCTTGGTGCGCGCGCGGATCGGCACACTTGAATTGGGCCAGTTAAAAGCCGGGGCATGGCGTGAGCTCACCCCGGCCGAACGCACCGCAGTCTTTGGTTAACTACGCGCCGTTCAGATGTGCGTGATCACATCCGCGATCGGGAAACGCACCTTGGGCAGCGCCGCGTATTTATCATCCGCAGCGCGATAACCCGCCGGACACGCACACAGCGTCGTGTAGCCAGTTCCCGTCAGTCCGAGCAGCTCGTCATACTTGGCTGGCTCGATGCCTTCCATCGGGCAGGTATCGATCCCCAACAAAGCGGCCGACGCCATGAACTGTCCCAGCGCGATGTAAACCTGACGCGATTGCCATGTATCCAGAAACCCCTTGGCGCGTGCGCCATCGAGACTGCCCATGATCACCTTTTTGAAAGGTGCCATCGCTTCCGTTGTGATTCCGCGCACCTCGGCAGTGCGCTCCATGTAACGGTCGATATGCGCCTCATCGAGGTTCGTCTTGAAAACAAAAATCACTAGATGCGAGGCCTCCGCGACCTGCGTTTGTCCCCACGAACAGGAAACCAATTTCGCGCGAAGCTCGGCATTATCGACGACGATAAACTTCCACGGTTGAGCGCCAAAGGACGACGGCGACAACACGAGTGATTCCTCGAGCGCGGTCCAGGTTTCAGCAGGTATCTTTTTTTGCGCATCAAACTTCTTGGTGGCGTAGCGCCATTTCAAAGCATCGAGCAACTGGCCGGTCGGAATGGTAGTCATGGTATATAAAAGGAATTAACGCCGCCATCGGCTGATGAGGGAATCAGTATCAATCTGCGCAAATGGCGAGCCCAAGACCGTTACGCCAACGCGGGATAATCGGTATAACCACGGCTGCGATCTCCCGCCTCGCCATTACTATAAAACGTGCCGCTATCCGGCGCGTTCAGTGCAGCCCCGGTGCTAAACCGCTCCGGTAAATCAGGATTGGCAATGAAGAGCTTTCCCCACGCCACCGCATCAGCATTGCCGGCGGCAATCTCCGCTTCCGCGCTTTCGGCGGTGAACCCCTGATTGGCAATAAACACCCCGCCAAACGCCTTCTTCAACGCCGGTCCGAGTCGGGGCTCCGCCTCACCTTCGCGTGCGCACAAGAAAGCAAGTCCCCGCCGCCCGGCTTCACGGGCAACATAACCGAACGTCTCCGCCGGGTTCGAATCCTTCATATCGTGGCTGTCACTGCGCGGAGCGAGATGCAGACCCACACGATCCGCGCCCCACACCGAAACCGCGGCATCCACCGCGGCCAGCATCAACCGCGCACGATTCTCGATCGAACCGCCGTAGTTGTCCGTGCGTGTATTCGTTCCGTCCTGTAAAAACTGATCGAGCAAATAACCGTTGGCCCCATGAATTTCTACGCCATCGAAACCGGCATCCTTCGCGTTTTGCGCACCACGGCGATAAGCCTCAATCACACCGTCAATTTCCGCCAGCGTCAGCGCACGCGGCACGGGGAAATCCTGATAGGGGCGCAACAGGCTCACATGGCCCGCTGCGGCAATCGCGCTCGGAGCGACCGGCTGCGCACCGTTCAGATAAACCGGATGCGAAATGCGTCCGACATGCCAGAGCTGCAAGACGATCAATCCGCCCGCTTCGTGCACGGCCTTCGTGACCGTCTTCCAACCTTCGACCTGTTCTTGGGACCAGATTCCCGGAGTGTCCGGATAACCCACGCCCATCGGGTCGACCGCCGTAGCCTCGGAAATAATCAAACCCGCGGACGCCCGCTGGCGGTAATACTCCGCCATGAGCAGGGTCGGCACGCGGCCGGCGCCTGCACGGCAGCGCGTGAGCGGAGCCATGACGATACGATTGCGAAGGTTGAACGCGCCCGCGCGCAAAGGTGTGTGAAGCTGGGACATGCATCCCATGCTAATTGGCCGCCTCCGCGTAACAAGTGGCCTGCGACGATTTTTCGCAGGAATTTTGTTCTCCGGCTCAGGCCACCTGCGCCTCGGGGCACTTGGCGTGTAAATGCGCCAGCACCTGTTCGCCCAGATCGCGGAGCATCTCCGCATCATTATGAATGCGGGCCTGCGTGATCATGCCGGCGTAATACGCCAGCGCACAACGCGCCTTGGCCGCAGGGTCGCCCGCGCCGATCAGTCCGAGTTCCTGCGCATCGCGGATAGCCGTCTCCCAATACTTCGCGTTTCGCGCCAGGATTTCCTGTATTTTTTCGCGAATACGTTCGTCCTGGTTGCAAATCTCGGAGCCTACCGAACAGAGCGGACAACCCAGAACCTTGCCCGTGCGCACCTTGATATCGACCTGCTTCTGATAGCTGTAGGCGCAGCGCGCACGAATGCGATCCAGCGGATGAACCGCCGGCGAAAAATGTTCGTCCCAAAGAGCGCGTTGGTTGTTGGAATTCAGCTCCAACGCAGCCACGGCGAGATCGGACTTAGATTCGTAGAAGTAGTAAAAGCTGCCTTTTTTGACCTTCGCGCGCTGGCAGATGTCGTCGATCGTGACCGCGCCATAGCTCTCTTCCCACATCAGGTCGAGGGCGGCGGTCATCAGACGTTCGCTGGCATCACTGGTTCTACCCATGGGCGCAACTTGCGCACCGTCCGCTTAAGATCAAGCCGTCTCTCGTAAATCGTCACCTGTCCGTCGCTCCCAGCGCCCCGCCAGAACCCCGCAAATCACCAGTTGCAACGGGTGATAGATCATCAGCGGCAGGAGAATGAGCCCCAACCGCGGATCACCGGCAAAAATCAACTGCGCCATCGGCACGCCCGCCGCGATCGACTTCTTCGAACCGCAAAAAATCGCGGCGATCCGGTCCGGCGCATTGAATCCCGCCGTCTTGGAAATCGCGCTCACCGCGTAAAAAACCACATAGAACAACACCACCGAACCCAATACCGCCGTGATGACCGCCTCGCTTTTTCCCGACCACACGCCGCGCACGATCGAATCGCAAAACGACGTATAAATAATGAACAGGATCGTGCTGCGATCGATCTTGTTGATCAGCTTCTTGTTTTTCACCGCCCACTCTTTCAGCCACGGGCGGCACGCCTGCCCGAGCGCCAACGGCAGCAAGAGCCACAGTAACAGATCAAGGATCACCTTGCCCAGCGGGATACCCGCGCCATCCGTGTGCAGCCACCAGCCGATCAACAGCGGTGTCACGAAAATACCAATCACACTCGAGAGCGTCGCATTGAACACTGCGACCGGCACGTTGCCCCGCGCCGCCGCCGTCATCACCACCGAGGATGAAACCGTCGAGGGCACGACGCATAAATAAAAGAAGCCGATCGCCAGCTCCGGAGCCATCCACTGCGACGGCACCAGCATCATCAGCATGCCCACCAGCGGAAAAATCACGTAGGTGGTCGACTGCACGACTATGTGCACCGGCCAACGGCTCGCCCCGGCTTTCATCGCCACAAACGACAACGAAACACCGTTGAGGAAAAAGATCACCGCGACGCCGAGCTTGTTGACCAACTCCGGATGCAACCAGCCACCGGGCGCGCCCGCCGCCGGGAAAACCCAGGCCAGCGCCACCGCCACCGCCATGCCCACCAGAAACCAATCGAATTTCAAACGCATGAGAATGCGCGCTATTTGGAGCCCTTTATCCGTCTTTGCAACAGAGCCGACACCTCATCGCGTCCTTCCACTCTGAATACCCAGACCAGTCCTGCATAAACACTCGCGCCCAGGACGATCAGCACCGCCAAGGCGACCGCATCGATGAACAAGGCCGGTGACGCAAACCGGCTGCGCACCCACCAGCCTGCCGCCACCACCGCGCCCATCAGCAAACTCGCCAGCAACACCTTCGCCGCATCCTTGGCGAGATGATGAAACGCCAGTGACTGCTGTTTGCGCGCCAGATGCACCTGCAAATACCAGGCTTGCACCACGACCGCTACATTGCTCGCGATGGCCAAGCCCACCGTGGACAGCGGTCCCATCAACGCGAAGCTCAGTCCGAGATTAACCACAAAACTGATACACGCCGCCCGCACCGGAGTCGTCGTGTCCTTCTGCGCATAGAACGCGCGCAGCACCAGATTCACGAATGAGAAAAACGGCAGTCCCAGCGCAAACACGGCCATGATTGGCACCATCAACTTCGTATCATCCGCCGTGAACGCCCCGCGTTGAAACAGCAGCCGGATGATCGCCGGCGCCAGCACCGCCAGCCCGACCGCCGCCGGTGTATTGATCAGCAGGATAAACCGCATGCCTTTCCGATAAGCGGCAGCCAGATTCACGTAATCGCCCTGCGCCGCATATTTCGAAATCAACGGAAACACCACCGTCGACACCGCGATGGCAAACACCCCGATCGGCAGTTCCATCAAGCGCGTTGCCAGGTTCAACACCGACGCCGCCGCGTCGTTGAGCGAAAGCCCCACCATGCGCGACACCGCCATGTTCACGAGGTAGATCGCCGAGCCGAACAGCGTGGGCACCATCAAGCGCACGATGCCGCGCAGCGGATCGCTGGCCCCCAAATCAAACCGCGGACGCCAACCTTCACGCATCAACGCCACCGCCGGCACCACCATCTGCAAAAATCCGCCGATCAACACGCCTGCGCACAACCAGCGCATCGCCCCGTTCAGATCATCCGCCCAACCCAGATAGGCCGCGCCCGCCAGCAGCGAGATCATCGACAGGTTCAGCCAGATCGGCGAAAGCGCCGGTTCCAAAAAGCGATTCAACGTCTGCAACGCCGCGCTGAACGCCGCGGCCAGACACACAAAAATCATGTAAGGGAAAAGCACTACGGCGAGATCCGCGCCTTGCAGCCAGCGTTGAGTCGTTCCCTCCGACACGCCCCAGTCCACCGCCGCCTTGGCCAGATGGCCCGCCTGGCTCAGCGCAATCATCGCCACCACCACGACACTCACCGTAATAATCAGCAGCCAGCTCGCCACCTGGCTCACCAACGCAAACGCACCTTCGCGCTGCTTTTTCTGCATCTCGTCGTGCAACGTCGGCACCAACGCCGCCGTCAGCGCGCCTTCGCCCAGCAGACGTCGAAACAAATTCGGGAGCGTAAACGCCGTCACAAACGCCGAATTCAACGCACCCGCACCGAACACCGCCGTCGTCAGCATGTCCCGGCCCAGACCGAGCACGCGCGACACCAGAGTCGCCGACGCCACGATGCCGATGTGTTTGAGGTTCTTGGACACGCGCGCCGTTTTTTGAAGCGGCCTTGCGGGTTAGCAAGTTCTTTACCCGGAAGCGGCATTGACGCTGCTAAGTTGGACAGACAATTTCCCTCATCCCCTATGCCCATCGTCCCGAAGCTCGTTGAGAAACTCCAGCGCCACCCCAAGCGCATCGTTTTCCCTGAAGGCGGAGACCCCCGCATTCTTCAAGCCGCCCGCCAATGGGTGACCAAGCGTATGGGTGCCCCCATCCTGCTCGGCGATCGTGCCGCCATCAAAGCCGCCGCCGCCAAGCTCGATATCAATCTCCAGGGCATGCGCATCATCGAACCCGAGCGCAGTGAAGAGTTCGAAGCGCTTGCCGTGCAGCTCGAACAGATCCGCCGCATCAAGGGCCTGCGCAGCACCGAAGCCCGCGAAGCGCTCAAAAACACGAGCTACTACGCGACCATGATGCTCGTTACCGGCCAGGCCGATGCGCTCGTCTCCGGCGCCACCGCCAGCGCCGCCAGCGGCCTCCGTCCTATTTTCCAAATCGTGCCGCGCTTCGAGCACGTTCAGACCGCCTCTTCGCTCATCGTCCTCGATTTTGATGAGAAAAAGGTCGGCAGCGACGGTTCTCTCTTCCTCGCCGATTGCGGCGTCATCCCCGAGCCCACCGCCGAGCAGCTTTGCGACATCGCCATCTCGACCGCGATGATCGCCCGCCATCTCACCGGCGAAACGCCGCGCGTGGCCATGCTCAGCTATGCCTCGAAGAGCGCGTCCAACCATCCTTCGCTCATCAAGGTCCGCCAGGCCACCGAGCTCGCCCGCGCCCGCGCCCGTTCCGCGTTTCTCGATCTTGAAATCGACGGCGAACTCCAGGTGGACGCCGCTCTCGACGCGGTTGTCGCCGACATGAAGGGCGTCACCAGCTCGGTCGCCGGCAAGGCCAACGTGCTTGTGTTCCCCGACCTCAACTCGGGCAACATCGCCTTCAAGCTCGTCCACGCCCTCGCCGGTGCGAACGCCTACGGCCAGATTCTCACCGGCCTCACCAAGCCGGCCGCCGAGATCAGCCGCGGTGCCAGCGCCCATGATGTTTTTGGCGCCGCCGCCATCGTCGGCTGCCAGGCCATCGACCGTCGCTTGCTGTTCGGCTCCGCTTAATAAGTCCCGTCAGGAAAGTCCGCCACGGGGAACCCAACCGCCCGTCACCTTACACTCTTCTTCATGCCTAATTCCGACTCGGTCTCGCAAAATCCGTTTCTCCAACCTCCCCTGCCGTTGCTCCCCGCACCGACCAACCGGGAAACGAAACGCGTTTTCGTCGCCGCGACGCGCATGAACGATGGCAAGACGACCACCTGCCTCGGTCTCTTCGCCGCCCTCCAGTCCATCTACCCGCGCGTCGGTTTCATCAAGCCCGTCGGCCAGCGCTTCGTCGATGTGCAGGGCCAGCAGGTGGACGAAGATTCATTCCTCCTCGATACGATCTACGACGTGCGCGTGCCCATCCAGAGCATGAGCCCGGTCACGATCGACGCGACCTTCACGCGCCGCTACTTGAAAAACCCCGGCCAGCTTCTCCCCGAGCTAAAGGACAAAATCTGCCGCGCCTTCGACCGCGTTTCTTGGGAAAAAGATTTCACCCTTATTGAAGGCACCGGTCACGCCGGCGTTGGCTCGGTGTTCGACCTTTCCAACGCCAGCGTCGCCAAACTTCTCAAGTCTCCCGTCGT
This portion of the Rariglobus hedericola genome encodes:
- a CDS encoding pseudouridine synthase, with product MLLAFNKPYGVLSQFTPEPGSAWRTLADFKLPKNVYALGRLDADSEGLLLLSDEPGLNSRLLDPKNAHRREYWVHVEGVPSDTALAQLAGGVKIGDHLTLPAQARRLDPAPAIPPRDPPVRFRKTVPDSWIAIELIEGKNRQVRRMTAAVGHPTLRLVRARIGTLELGQLKAGAWRELTPAERTAVFG
- a CDS encoding carbohydrate ABC transporter permease; amino-acid sequence: MAFPISRQKALREWKLYFLIVPSLLLVVTFSYFPAASAIYHSFFDWAGGETKQLIGLDNFKRAFGDQVLWGSFKTVSILIVFNLFKMIPSIIMAVLIHRVKSDRWQYLYRVMLVVPMIVPSLVTLFIWKFFFDPNMGVLNNILDFTGIKTLLVSLDQVFGWGLFFENAPIGWLSQPDLILPSLFIWGFPWIGAVGVLIYLAGLQSIGQEIYEAAELDGVGPFKKFIYIELPLILTQVRLSLVLLVIGTLQGYGLQLLLLGESGGAGGRGMVPGLWMYNKAFVAGEFGYACAVGMILFVFILLLTFLNNKYVRVDK
- the murJ gene encoding murein biosynthesis integral membrane protein MurJ, whose amino-acid sequence is MSKNLKHIGIVASATLVSRVLGLGRDMLTTAVFGAGALNSAFVTAFTLPNLFRRLLGEGALTAALVPTLHDEMQKKQREGAFALVSQVASWLLIITVSVVVVAMIALSQAGHLAKAAVDWGVSEGTTQRWLQGADLAVVLFPYMIFVCLAAAFSAALQTLNRFLEPALSPIWLNLSMISLLAGAAYLGWADDLNGAMRWLCAGVLIGGFLQMVVPAVALMREGWRPRFDLGASDPLRGIVRLMVPTLFGSAIYLVNMAVSRMVGLSLNDAAASVLNLATRLMELPIGVFAIAVSTVVFPLISKYAAQGDYVNLAAAYRKGMRFILLINTPAAVGLAVLAPAIIRLLFQRGAFTADDTKLMVPIMAVFALGLPFFSFVNLVLRAFYAQKDTTTPVRAACISFVVNLGLSFALMGPLSTVGLAIASNVAVVVQAWYLQVHLARKQQSLAFHHLAKDAAKVLLASLLMGAVVAAGWWVRSRFASPALFIDAVALAVLIVLGASVYAGLVWVFRVEGRDEVSALLQRRIKGSK
- a CDS encoding phosphate acyltransferase; this encodes MPIVPKLVEKLQRHPKRIVFPEGGDPRILQAARQWVTKRMGAPILLGDRAAIKAAAAKLDINLQGMRIIEPERSEEFEALAVQLEQIRRIKGLRSTEAREALKNTSYYATMMLVTGQADALVSGATASAASGLRPIFQIVPRFEHVQTASSLIVLDFDEKKVGSDGSLFLADCGVIPEPTAEQLCDIAISTAMIARHLTGETPRVAMLSYASKSASNHPSLIKVRQATELARARARSAFLDLEIDGELQVDAALDAVVADMKGVTSSVAGKANVLVFPDLNSGNIAFKLVHALAGANAYGQILTGLTKPAAEISRGASAHDVFGAAAIVGCQAIDRRLLFGSA
- a CDS encoding bile acid:sodium symporter family protein, with the translated sequence MRLKFDWFLVGMAVAVALAWVFPAAGAPGGWLHPELVNKLGVAVIFFLNGVSLSFVAMKAGASRWPVHIVVQSTTYVIFPLVGMLMMLVPSQWMAPELAIGFFYLCVVPSTVSSSVVMTAAARGNVPVAVFNATLSSVIGIFVTPLLIGWWLHTDGAGIPLGKVILDLLLWLLLPLALGQACRPWLKEWAVKNKKLINKIDRSTILFIIYTSFCDSIVRGVWSGKSEAVITAVLGSVVLFYVVFYAVSAISKTAGFNAPDRIAAIFCGSKKSIAAGVPMAQLIFAGDPRLGLILLPLMIYHPLQLVICGVLAGRWERRTGDDLRETA
- a CDS encoding TetR/AcrR family transcriptional regulator, which produces MGRTSDASERLMTAALDLMWEESYGAVTIDDICQRAKVKKGSFYYFYESKSDLAVAALELNSNNQRALWDEHFSPAVHPLDRIRARCAYSYQKQVDIKVRTGKVLGCPLCSVGSEICNQDERIREKIQEILARNAKYWETAIRDAQELGLIGAGDPAAKARCALAYYAGMITQARIHNDAEMLRDLGEQVLAHLHAKCPEAQVA
- a CDS encoding alkene reductase, whose product is MSQLHTPLRAGAFNLRNRIVMAPLTRCRAGAGRVPTLLMAEYYRQRASAGLIISEATAVDPMGVGYPDTPGIWSQEQVEGWKTVTKAVHEAGGLIVLQLWHVGRISHPVYLNGAQPVAPSAIAAAGHVSLLRPYQDFPVPRALTLAEIDGVIEAYRRGAQNAKDAGFDGVEIHGANGYLLDQFLQDGTNTRTDNYGGSIENRARLMLAAVDAAVSVWGADRVGLHLAPRSDSHDMKDSNPAETFGYVAREAGRRGLAFLCAREGEAEPRLGPALKKAFGGVFIANQGFTAESAEAEIAAGNADAVAWGKLFIANPDLPERFSTGAALNAPDSGTFYSNGEAGDRSRGYTDYPALA
- a CDS encoding zinc-binding dehydrogenase, which codes for MRAVHLTAINALSIVEIPAPEPVAGEARVRLKAAALNHRDVWIKLGQYAGLKFPAQPGSDGAGVVESVGAGVDPVWVGSEVIINPSFGWGAQERAQSPDFTILGLPRDGTLAEVISVPVTQLAVKPSHLSWTEAAALPLAGLTAYRALFSRAAVRPGEKVLISGVGGGVALFALQFAVAHGAQVYVTSGSDEKIAKAIQLGAAGGFNYTHTGWAKTAVHAGHAFDVIVDSAGGDGFESLVDLAAPGGRLVFFGATRGNPPVLPMRKIFWRQLSLLGTTMGSPGDWEAMMVLVDRHRIVPVVSDTFPLTEAEAAFDLMEKGGQFGKIVITFA
- a CDS encoding carbohydrate ABC transporter permease, whose product is MSTAPKDFVGSHKQKDWPKHLIICAFIIIELFPLYMMFQVSFKDNASFLRNPWAPTPPFSVVETRQAADGTETVKTRVADWSEAFSSAKPSDPSVKTAEKSFDLSVYKVKNWNFGLKLIGPYIANTVFVAVTGTFFTLTLAIFGAYFFARYKMPFSNVLWSAFLVLMLMPGVANIVPLFSLLKELSLLNTLWALVIVGVAGGQVFNIFVLRNFIEDLPKDLFEAAEMDGASHIDQIRNVVIPMSGSIIGTLSILCFLGQWNDFLLSLIILRDKELFTLGVGLIYLDGEYVKQWGQMMAAYFIASIPLIVIFLFCMRLFVRGLSAGAVKG
- a CDS encoding NAD(P)H-dependent oxidoreductase — translated: MTTIPTGQLLDALKWRYATKKFDAQKKIPAETWTALEESLVLSPSSFGAQPWKFIVVDNAELRAKLVSCSWGQTQVAEASHLVIFVFKTNLDEAHIDRYMERTAEVRGITTEAMAPFKKVIMGSLDGARAKGFLDTWQSRQVYIALGQFMASAALLGIDTCPMEGIEPAKYDELLGLTGTGYTTLCACPAGYRAADDKYAALPKVRFPIADVITHI